A section of the Bryobacteraceae bacterium genome encodes:
- a CDS encoding 1-(5-phosphoribosyl)-5-amino-4-imidazole-carboxylate carboxylase, protein MDREQLKSLFEQVRSGQVDIDEAIERVRHMPFERLGYATVDHHRAIRVGLPEVIFGKGKTVEQTLGIATRLLERASNLLVTRTTEAVYEALRAQYPEAEYFPLSGALRVWRDRKILGKGRLLVVSAGTTDLPVAEEAVVTAEVMGNEVEQVHDVGVAGIHRLLGHYDRLKEARVIVVCAGMEGALPSAVGGMVSCPVIAVPTSVGYGASFHGLAALLGMLNSCASNVAVVNIDNGFGGGYVASLINRL, encoded by the coding sequence ATGGACAGGGAGCAGCTAAAAAGTCTGTTTGAGCAGGTGCGCAGCGGCCAGGTGGACATCGACGAGGCGATTGAGCGCGTCCGCCACATGCCATTCGAGCGGCTCGGCTACGCGACCGTGGACCATCATCGCGCCATCCGGGTCGGACTGCCGGAGGTGATCTTCGGCAAGGGCAAAACGGTGGAACAGACCCTGGGCATCGCCACGCGCCTGCTGGAGCGGGCCTCCAACCTGCTGGTGACGCGCACGACCGAGGCGGTCTACGAGGCGCTGCGGGCACAGTACCCCGAAGCCGAGTATTTCCCGCTTTCGGGCGCGCTCCGCGTCTGGCGCGACCGGAAAATTCTGGGCAAGGGGCGGCTGCTGGTGGTGAGCGCCGGCACGACGGATTTGCCGGTGGCCGAAGAGGCCGTGGTCACGGCAGAAGTGATGGGCAATGAGGTGGAACAGGTTCACGACGTGGGGGTGGCAGGGATCCACCGGCTGCTCGGGCACTACGACCGGCTGAAGGAAGCGCGGGTCATCGTGGTCTGCGCCGGAATGGAAGGCGCGCTGCCGAGCGCGGTGGGAGGCATGGTGAGCTGTCCGGTGATTGCCGTGCCGACCAGCGTGGGCTACGGCGCCAGCTTCCATGGCCTGGCAGCGTTGCTCGGCATGCTGAACAGTTGCGCCAGCAACGTGGCGGTGGTCAACATCGACAACGGATTCGGCGGCGGCTATGTCGCCAGCCTCATCAACCGGCTCTGA
- a CDS encoding aminotransferase has product MAGPADRFQAVRTAGFTESVIREMTRLALRHGAVNLAQGFPDFPAPEPVKRAAAEAIASDINQYAVTWGAAPMREAIAEACRRFYGMEVDPETEITVVCGSTEGMIASLLATVNPGDEVILFEPFYENYGPDADLCGAVRRYVPLHPPDWTFDLAELRAAFSPKTRAIIVNNPHNPTGKLFTADELMQISGLCIEFDVLCITDEIYEHIVYDGAAHIPMAALPWVRDRTILVNSVSKTFSVTGWRVGWVIAPPAITAAIRKVHDFLTVGAPAPLQHAAAAALRLPDAYFIELKAAYAKRREILTEALREAGFAFHMPEGAYYVMADIRPAGFRDGDELCRRMVEQVRVAAVPGSSFFRQKSDGAGWIRFCFCKKYETLEKAGRLLCEGLRRL; this is encoded by the coding sequence GTGGCCGGTCCCGCTGACCGCTTCCAGGCCGTGCGTACGGCCGGCTTTACGGAAAGCGTCATCCGCGAGATGACCCGCCTGGCGCTGCGTCATGGCGCGGTCAACCTCGCCCAGGGCTTTCCGGACTTTCCTGCACCCGAACCCGTGAAGCGGGCCGCCGCGGAGGCCATCGCCTCTGACATCAACCAGTACGCTGTTACCTGGGGCGCCGCGCCGATGCGGGAGGCAATTGCCGAGGCCTGCCGCCGCTTCTACGGCATGGAAGTCGATCCCGAAACGGAAATCACCGTCGTCTGCGGCTCCACCGAGGGCATGATCGCATCCCTGCTGGCCACCGTGAACCCGGGCGACGAGGTCATTCTCTTCGAGCCGTTCTACGAGAATTACGGCCCCGACGCCGACCTCTGCGGCGCCGTCCGCCGATACGTCCCGCTGCATCCGCCGGACTGGACCTTTGATCTGGCAGAATTGCGGGCGGCGTTTTCTCCAAAAACCAGGGCCATTATCGTCAATAATCCGCATAATCCGACGGGAAAATTGTTCACGGCGGACGAATTGATGCAGATTTCCGGCCTCTGCATTGAATTTGATGTTCTTTGTATTACGGACGAAATCTACGAACACATTGTCTACGATGGCGCCGCTCACATTCCGATGGCTGCCCTTCCGTGGGTGCGCGACCGCACCATCCTGGTCAACTCAGTGTCCAAAACGTTTTCGGTGACCGGATGGCGCGTTGGTTGGGTGATCGCCCCGCCGGCGATCACCGCCGCCATCCGCAAGGTGCACGACTTCCTCACCGTCGGCGCGCCCGCCCCGCTCCAGCACGCTGCGGCGGCGGCGCTGCGGTTGCCGGACGCCTATTTCATTGAGCTCAAAGCGGCTTATGCGAAACGGCGGGAGATACTGACGGAGGCGCTGCGCGAGGCCGGGTTCGCATTTCACATGCCCGAGGGCGCCTATTACGTGATGGCGGACATCCGCCCGGCTGGCTTCCGCGACGGCGATGAGCTTTGCCGCCGGATGGTGGAACAGGTCCGGGTGGCGGCCGTGCCCGGAAGCAGCTTCTTCCGCCAGAAGAGCGACGGCGCAGGCTGGATCCGCTTCTGTTTCTGCAAAAAATATGAGACGCTAGAGAAAGCGGGCCGACTACTTTGCGAAGGGCTCCGCCGATTGTGA